A stretch of Rhizobium sp. TH2 DNA encodes these proteins:
- a CDS encoding TetR family transcriptional regulator C-terminal domain-containing protein has protein sequence MTRRSFHHESVEVRRQDLIAATLDAIAESGIQGATVREIADRAGVTPGLIRHYFVSKELMFQAAYRAIMNTMFETANDAAEELGTDAVSRLRIFVIANFKPPIIDPRNLSLWATFISQITVDEALAAIHREGYLAFRDKLEAHIGAALEETGRKLAPGELRYLAIAINGLMDGLWLEGSMAADMFGEGELAHVALSSVERLLGISLAEKK, from the coding sequence ATGACGCGGCGGTCCTTCCATCATGAGAGCGTAGAAGTGCGGCGTCAGGACCTGATCGCCGCGACGCTGGATGCGATCGCCGAATCCGGGATCCAGGGTGCGACCGTGCGCGAGATCGCCGATCGCGCCGGCGTGACGCCTGGCCTGATCCGCCACTATTTCGTCAGCAAGGAACTGATGTTCCAGGCCGCCTATCGCGCGATCATGAACACCATGTTCGAGACAGCAAACGACGCCGCCGAGGAACTCGGCACGGATGCCGTCAGCCGGCTCAGGATTTTCGTCATTGCGAATTTCAAGCCGCCTATCATCGATCCGCGCAACCTGTCGCTCTGGGCGACCTTCATCTCGCAGATCACGGTGGACGAGGCGCTGGCCGCCATTCATCGCGAGGGCTATCTCGCCTTCCGCGACAAGCTCGAGGCGCATATCGGTGCCGCACTCGAAGAGACCGGCCGCAAGCTCGCGCCGGGAGAACTGCGCTATCTCGCCATCGCCATCAACGGACTGATGGACGGGCTCTGGCTCGAAGGCTCGATGGCCGCCGATATGTTCGGCGAGGGCGAACTCGCCCATGTCGCGCTGTCATCCGTCGAGCGGTTGCTCGGCATTT